The Candidatus Ozemobacteraceae bacterium genome segment GTCCTCCCAAGAGGACTTGGGCCTTCCTGTGGTCGCGTTGTTCGTACACTCCTGTTTGACATTTGCCATTAATTATTTATCCTTATATTAGGAGGTGCTGCCATGGAAGCGATTTTGGATAAATTTGGTCGGATTGTTATCCCGAAAGAAATTCGTGATGCCCTGGGTCTACGACCGGGCTCATCATTTCAAATTGAAGAGAAGAACCAAGGAATTATATTAAAGCCGATAGAAGGAACTCCTCATATAAA includes the following:
- a CDS encoding AbrB/MazE/SpoVT family DNA-binding domain-containing protein, which translates into the protein MEAILDKFGRIVIPKEIRDALGLRPGSSFQIEEKNQGIILKPIEGTPHIKNENGWLIFTGVLQADISNIINDVRKERFELVSGMKK